Proteins from a genomic interval of Marmoricola sp. OAE513:
- a CDS encoding family 16 glycosylhydrolase, whose translation MKKPQAAVLESSRTRGLAAAAGLATISFVLLALALPDTAASSAGPSTSVNDPANPSDEAPAGDPGTGETDPFAKTPDPRLPTPTIVASAPDVVGPSEAATITVTITGVAAEEEIVSLETSDEDVWTSVGSATVADGEATLSVTQEEPASYAYRVQLSGTTKHEKATSDVFAIRVAATPVEEPSETPAPTPTEPPPPPGPDCGGTNPAREDGSTWICTYDDEFDGSSLDRRYWLVQKSATSAFFSGTTTNPACYLDDPRTVDVRGGQLVLGAVLLDEAVSCGKKSSRMVSGMVSHKGTFSQTYGRYEVRAKIPSFAGNGLQETFWLWPDDVLKYGYPHPMSGEIDFGEYYSNYVNLNIPVMHYVFDWYTVNFQTNTNIYTAWNCTINVGQFNTYVLEWSPGLMKIYVNGKVCITNNYKASNAPAGSPYAPFDSPFFLALTQAFGTTGNEFDPATGPRESATVVDYVRVWR comes from the coding sequence ATGAAGAAGCCGCAGGCAGCGGTACTGGAGAGCTCGCGAACGAGAGGGCTCGCTGCTGCCGCGGGCCTCGCGACGATTTCTTTTGTCCTGCTCGCACTCGCTCTGCCCGACACTGCGGCCAGTTCCGCCGGACCGAGCACGTCGGTCAACGACCCCGCGAACCCGTCCGACGAGGCACCCGCGGGCGACCCGGGCACCGGCGAGACCGACCCGTTCGCCAAGACGCCGGACCCGCGTCTGCCGACTCCGACGATTGTCGCGTCTGCGCCGGACGTGGTCGGTCCGAGCGAGGCCGCGACCATCACCGTCACGATCACCGGCGTGGCCGCCGAAGAGGAGATCGTCTCCCTGGAGACTTCTGATGAGGACGTCTGGACGTCTGTCGGGTCGGCCACCGTTGCTGACGGGGAAGCCACGCTTTCGGTCACCCAGGAGGAGCCGGCGTCGTACGCGTACCGGGTCCAGCTGTCCGGGACGACGAAGCACGAGAAGGCGACCAGCGACGTCTTCGCAATCCGCGTCGCCGCGACCCCGGTCGAAGAGCCTTCCGAGACGCCCGCCCCCACGCCCACCGAACCACCGCCTCCACCCGGCCCCGACTGCGGTGGGACCAACCCGGCGAGAGAGGACGGCAGCACCTGGATCTGCACGTACGACGACGAGTTCGACGGCAGCTCGCTGGACCGGCGCTACTGGCTCGTCCAGAAGTCAGCCACCAGCGCGTTCTTCAGCGGCACGACCACCAACCCGGCCTGCTACCTCGACGACCCCCGCACGGTCGACGTGCGCGGCGGACAGCTGGTCCTCGGCGCCGTCCTCCTCGACGAAGCGGTCAGCTGCGGTAAGAAGTCGTCGCGAATGGTCTCGGGGATGGTGTCCCACAAGGGCACGTTCTCCCAGACCTACGGTCGCTACGAGGTGCGCGCGAAGATCCCGAGCTTCGCCGGCAACGGTCTCCAGGAGACGTTCTGGCTGTGGCCCGACGACGTCCTGAAGTACGGGTACCCGCACCCGATGTCCGGCGAGATCGACTTCGGGGAGTACTACAGCAACTACGTGAACCTCAACATCCCCGTGATGCACTACGTCTTCGACTGGTACACGGTGAACTTCCAGACCAACACGAACATCTACACGGCGTGGAACTGCACGATCAACGTCGGTCAGTTCAACACGTACGTGTTGGAGTGGTCGCCGGGGCTGATGAAGATCTACGTCAACGGGAAGGTCTGCATCACCAACAACTACAAGGCGAGCAACGCCCCTGCAGGGAGTCCGTACGCGCCGTTCGACAGTCCGTTCTTCCTGGCGCTGACCCAGGCGTTCGGGACGACGGGGAACGAGTTCGACCCAGCGACCGGTCCGCGCGAGTCGGCGACGGTCGTCGACTACGTGCGGGTGTGGCGGTGA
- a CDS encoding carboxypeptidase regulatory-like domain-containing protein — MPIGNYRVYAEGDVDSVDLLTYHPTTLDVAAAGSVAVTVGGTTTANIKRIKSSTISGTVTRGTGIGYVAQVNLFQDDGCAIPCYRLVDTTMSEITGGGVFTFAGLHPGTYRVGTIPEHEYQSEYYDNARSIANATDVVVAQAASRTGVQFLLDVGSELTGKVTDTQGTPLVGASIEATNAAGLSRSGSTGAGGNYTLRGLSNGGYTVTATLAGYSPASTNVTMAVPNSKTGVNIQLNKLTVVRGTVTTPSGATAPIGDVTAYKKDGNTWIPTTSSAATSSGAYTLPLEKGTYRLLARAFNASSQQIGQDTFFGGTTDVNAATDVVVDTYEGEVAGQNIQILATAPPPVTNTGVPVISGTPRIGAPLTTTAGTWNPADVTVVYQWKVAGANVGPDSPTYTPVEGDLGKTVTVTVTASKNGASAAATSQATSAVVTNVVANVVAPSLPAGAPVVGSPIAVNPGTWNPADVSFNYQWQADGANVGTDSATYTPTANDLEKSLRVQVTASRTGYVATTLVTAVSPAVVAPVVGAVTNTGLPTVTGTPRVGATLTATPGTWDPADVAVAYQWKVAGSNVGTGSSTYVPVAGDVGKTVTVTTTASKAGVSASATSEATSAVVTNVVMNTVAPSHPSGAPVVGTPITVSPGIWNPGDVTLDYQWQAGGSDVGANSPSYTPTSGDIGKTIQLQVTGSKTGYVATTVATSATLPVVAAGGTVMNTGLPAISGTPQVGVALTASGGTWNPTDVTRTFQWKVAGSNVGTNSDTYVPVVGDVGKTITVTVEASKNGSSASATSLATGPVTAAPAVVIQNTALPSISGQPKVGKVLAAARGTWSPNDLTYTYQWLRNGTAITGATRTTYAVNSADLGRRLSVRVIASRPGSTSVPKVSAATGPVARGTLVLSGTARVTGKLKVGKVLRATPRACAPMASVSYQWLRAGKAIGGARSATYKLKKADKGKKVSVRITYARVGYVIVTQTVLTSKKVRGG, encoded by the coding sequence GTGCCGATCGGCAATTACCGGGTCTACGCAGAAGGCGACGTCGATTCGGTCGACCTGCTGACGTACCACCCGACAACACTCGACGTCGCTGCGGCGGGGTCGGTAGCGGTGACTGTAGGCGGGACGACGACAGCAAACATCAAGCGGATCAAGTCCTCGACGATCTCGGGAACCGTAACCCGGGGAACAGGGATCGGGTACGTGGCGCAGGTCAACCTGTTCCAGGACGACGGCTGTGCCATTCCTTGCTACCGGCTCGTCGACACCACGATGTCGGAGATCACGGGAGGGGGTGTCTTCACGTTCGCCGGTCTGCACCCGGGCACCTACCGCGTCGGGACGATCCCCGAGCACGAGTACCAGTCCGAGTACTACGACAACGCACGGTCGATCGCCAACGCGACGGACGTCGTGGTCGCGCAGGCAGCGTCGAGGACCGGCGTGCAATTCCTGCTGGACGTGGGGTCCGAGCTCACCGGGAAAGTGACGGACACGCAAGGGACCCCGCTCGTTGGCGCCTCGATCGAGGCGACCAATGCTGCGGGTCTCTCCCGCAGCGGGTCCACCGGCGCGGGAGGTAACTACACGCTCCGCGGCCTGTCCAACGGTGGGTACACCGTCACCGCCACCCTCGCCGGTTACAGCCCGGCGTCGACCAACGTCACGATGGCTGTCCCCAACAGCAAGACCGGCGTGAACATTCAGCTCAACAAGCTCACCGTGGTGAGAGGAACCGTCACGACGCCTTCCGGTGCCACCGCCCCGATCGGGGACGTGACGGCGTACAAGAAGGACGGGAACACCTGGATCCCCACCACCAGCTCCGCGGCGACGTCGTCCGGCGCCTACACGCTGCCGTTGGAGAAGGGCACCTACCGGCTGCTGGCTCGCGCTTTCAACGCGTCGTCCCAGCAGATCGGGCAGGATACGTTCTTCGGCGGCACGACCGACGTGAACGCCGCGACAGACGTGGTGGTCGACACTTACGAGGGCGAGGTCGCCGGTCAGAACATCCAGATCCTGGCGACCGCACCTCCGCCCGTCACCAACACCGGGGTGCCCGTCATCTCTGGGACGCCGCGGATCGGGGCGCCCCTCACTACGACCGCGGGGACGTGGAACCCGGCTGACGTCACGGTCGTGTACCAGTGGAAGGTCGCGGGAGCCAACGTCGGCCCCGACAGTCCCACCTACACCCCGGTCGAGGGCGACCTCGGAAAGACCGTGACCGTGACTGTCACGGCGAGCAAGAACGGCGCGTCGGCAGCAGCAACGTCTCAGGCGACGTCGGCGGTGGTCACGAATGTCGTGGCGAACGTCGTCGCGCCTTCCCTCCCGGCCGGTGCACCGGTTGTCGGGTCCCCGATCGCGGTGAACCCAGGCACCTGGAACCCCGCTGATGTTTCGTTCAACTACCAGTGGCAGGCCGACGGGGCGAATGTCGGCACGGACAGTGCCACCTACACGCCCACGGCCAACGATCTGGAGAAGTCTCTTCGCGTCCAGGTGACGGCGAGTAGGACCGGCTACGTCGCGACCACTCTCGTGACCGCCGTTTCGCCTGCCGTTGTCGCTCCTGTTGTCGGGGCCGTCACCAACACCGGACTGCCCACGGTCACGGGGACCCCGCGGGTCGGGGCGACCCTGACGGCGACTCCGGGAACCTGGGACCCGGCCGATGTCGCGGTCGCCTATCAATGGAAGGTCGCCGGCTCGAACGTCGGTACCGGCAGCTCCACCTACGTCCCGGTGGCGGGCGACGTCGGCAAGACCGTCACCGTGACGACGACCGCATCCAAGGCCGGGGTCTCGGCATCGGCGACGTCGGAGGCGACCTCGGCAGTGGTCACGAACGTCGTGATGAACACGGTCGCTCCGTCACACCCGAGCGGCGCACCGGTCGTCGGTACGCCGATCACGGTGTCCCCGGGCATTTGGAACCCGGGTGACGTGACGCTCGACTACCAGTGGCAGGCGGGCGGCTCGGACGTAGGTGCGAACAGCCCGAGCTACACCCCGACCTCGGGCGACATCGGCAAGACGATCCAGCTGCAGGTCACAGGTTCCAAGACCGGGTACGTCGCCACGACGGTCGCCACCAGCGCGACTCTGCCGGTGGTTGCTGCTGGCGGCACTGTCATGAACACCGGTCTCCCGGCGATCAGCGGGACGCCGCAGGTGGGAGTTGCGCTTACCGCGTCGGGTGGTACCTGGAACCCGACCGATGTGACCCGCACCTTTCAGTGGAAGGTTGCCGGCTCGAACGTCGGAACCAACAGCGACACCTACGTCCCGGTCGTCGGCGACGTCGGCAAGACGATCACAGTGACGGTGGAGGCCAGCAAGAACGGCAGCTCCGCGAGCGCGACCTCCCTGGCGACCGGGCCCGTGACGGCGGCACCTGCCGTCGTGATTCAAAACACCGCCCTGCCGTCGATCTCCGGCCAGCCCAAGGTCGGGAAGGTCCTCGCCGCAGCCCGCGGCACCTGGAGCCCGAACGACCTCACCTACACCTACCAGTGGCTGCGCAACGGCACGGCGATCACCGGGGCCACACGGACGACGTACGCCGTGAACTCGGCCGATCTGGGTCGCAGGTTGTCGGTGCGGGTGATCGCCTCGCGTCCTGGATCGACCTCGGTCCCGAAGGTCAGTGCCGCGACTGGTCCCGTCGCGCGGGGCACGCTCGTCCTCAGCGGCACTGCCCGGGTAACCGGCAAGCTCAAGGTCGGCAA